A window from Mytilus galloprovincialis chromosome 8, xbMytGall1.hap1.1, whole genome shotgun sequence encodes these proteins:
- the LOC143085648 gene encoding medium-chain acyl-CoA ligase ACSF2, mitochondrial-like isoform X2, translating into MNRPILNRLIATTSQVSKLSGRFSTRSTCSQKEKLSYFQGPSETPLLGITIGQGLEQRVDLNPDKEAVIFSTGNVRKTFGQLLEETDKLAAGLIELGIKRGDRVGIWGPNSIEWILTQYATARAGIILVNINPLYRPDELQYALEKVGCTALIMAEEFKGQNYYDNLFQLVPELARTDNDDHIKSHLLPDLKRLIMMGDKKYQGALKFSEVMEAATSKRRTELLDLQSKLQFDDPINIQFTSETRICIPVPLYHCFGMVIGSLQMVTNGSTCVFPSPAFESGATLHSVSKERCTSLYGVPTMFIDMLNHHDFDKFDLKSLYTGVMAGSPCPIETMRQVISQMNMPSVTVCYGTTENSPVTFQSYRDDVLERKVSTVGRSHPHVETKIVDENGDILPVGESGELCTRGYMTMLEYWNDPTKTKEVIKSDRWYFTGDIGEMDEDGFCRIVGRIKDMIIRGGENVYPLELEQILYKHPDVKDVQVVGIPDDRLGEEIFAFIQIKDDHSCSEEDIIKYCKEKMARYKIPRFVKFVTEFPLTVTGKVQKFKLQEIAELDVQS; encoded by the exons ATTCTCTACAAGGAGTACTTGTAGTCAAAAAGAGAAATTGAGCTATTTCCAGGGTCCTAGTGAAACACCATTGTTAGGAATAACTATTGGTCAGGGATTGGAACAGAGAGTTGATTTAAATCCTGATAAAGAAGCTGTTATCTTCTCAACTGGAAATGTCAGGAAAACATTTGGACAGCTATTGGAAGAG ACAGACAAACTTGCAGCTGGATTGATAGAGCTTGGTATTAAACGAGGAGACCGTGTAGGAATATGGGGACCAAACTCTATAGAATGGATACTCACACAGTATGCCACAGCTCGAGCTGGAATTATACTG GTTAATATTAACCCATTATACAGACCAGATGAACTGCAATATGCATTGGAAAAG GTTGGCTGTACAGCTTTGATAATGGCTGAAGAGTTCAAAGGTCAGAACTATTACGACAATTTGTTCCAACTGGTGCCTGAATTAGCCAGGACTGACAATGATGATCACATTAAAAGTCACTT gtTGCCTGACCTGAAAAGACTTATAATGATGGGAGATAAAAAGTATCA AGGAGCACTGAAATTCTCGGAAGTAATGGAGGCTGCCACTAGTAAACGTAGAACAGAATTATTGGATTTACAGTCCAAGCTACAGTTTGATGACCCAATCAATATACAATTTACATCT GAAACAAGAATTTGTATACCAGTGCCTTTGTACCATTGTTTTGGTATGGTGATAGGAAGTTTACAGATGGTAACTAATGGTTCCACATGTGTATTCCCATCCCCAGCATTTGAGTCAGGGGCGACTCTTCACTCCGTCAGTAAGGAAAG gtgTACATCTCTGTATGGTGTGCCAACCATGTTTATAGATATGCTGAATCATCATGATTTcgacaaatttgatttaaaatcacTTTACACGGGGGTCATGGCAGGGTCACCATGCCCCATAGAAACAATGAGACAAGTTATAAGCCAGATGAATATGCCTAGTGTCACA GTTTGTTATGGTACAACAGAAAACAGTCCTGTAACATTTCAGAGTTATAGGGATGATGTTTTAGAGAGGAAAGTTTCTACAGTAGGAAGATCACACCCTCACGTTGAG ACAAAAATTGTAGATGAAAATGGTGACATTTTACCAGTTGGAGAATCAGGAGAGTTGTGTACCAGAGGTTACATGACCATGCTGGAATATTGGAATGATCCTACGAAAACCAAGGAAGTTATTAAATCAGATAGATGGTACTTTACAGG GGATATTGGTGAAATGGATGAGGATGGATTTTGTAGAATTGTTGGGCGTATCAAAGACATGATTATCAGGGGTGGTGAAAATGTTTATCCATTAGAATTAGAACAGATTTTATATAAGCATCCTGATGTTAAAGATGTACAG GTAGTAGGTATACCAGATGACAGATTAGGGGAGGAGATATTTGCTTTTATACAGATAAAGGATGATCATTCATGTTCAGAAGAGGATATAATAAAGTATTGTAAAGAAAAG ATGGCTAGATATAAAATTCCAAGATTTGTGAAATTTGTGACAGAATTTCCACTTACAGTAACAGGCAAAGTACAGAAATTTAAGTTACAGGAAATAGCAGAACTTGATGTACAAAGCTGA
- the LOC143085648 gene encoding medium-chain acyl-CoA ligase ACSF2, mitochondrial-like isoform X1 yields MNRPILNRLIATTSQVSKLSGRFSTRSTCSQKEKLSYFQGPSETPLLGITIGQGLEQRVDLNPDKEAVIFSTGNVRKTFGQLLEETDKLAAGLIELGIKRGDRVGIWGPNSIEWILTQYATARAGIILVNINPLYRPDELQYALEKVGCTALIMAEEFKGQNYYDNLFQLVPELARTDNDDHIKSHLLPDLKRLIMMGDKKYQGALKFSEVMEAATSKRRTELLDLQSKLQFDDPINIQFTSGTTGTPKGATLSHHNIMNNSYFTGRRLGYHEMETRICIPVPLYHCFGMVIGSLQMVTNGSTCVFPSPAFESGATLHSVSKERCTSLYGVPTMFIDMLNHHDFDKFDLKSLYTGVMAGSPCPIETMRQVISQMNMPSVTVCYGTTENSPVTFQSYRDDVLERKVSTVGRSHPHVETKIVDENGDILPVGESGELCTRGYMTMLEYWNDPTKTKEVIKSDRWYFTGDIGEMDEDGFCRIVGRIKDMIIRGGENVYPLELEQILYKHPDVKDVQVVGIPDDRLGEEIFAFIQIKDDHSCSEEDIIKYCKEKMARYKIPRFVKFVTEFPLTVTGKVQKFKLQEIAELDVQS; encoded by the exons ATTCTCTACAAGGAGTACTTGTAGTCAAAAAGAGAAATTGAGCTATTTCCAGGGTCCTAGTGAAACACCATTGTTAGGAATAACTATTGGTCAGGGATTGGAACAGAGAGTTGATTTAAATCCTGATAAAGAAGCTGTTATCTTCTCAACTGGAAATGTCAGGAAAACATTTGGACAGCTATTGGAAGAG ACAGACAAACTTGCAGCTGGATTGATAGAGCTTGGTATTAAACGAGGAGACCGTGTAGGAATATGGGGACCAAACTCTATAGAATGGATACTCACACAGTATGCCACAGCTCGAGCTGGAATTATACTG GTTAATATTAACCCATTATACAGACCAGATGAACTGCAATATGCATTGGAAAAG GTTGGCTGTACAGCTTTGATAATGGCTGAAGAGTTCAAAGGTCAGAACTATTACGACAATTTGTTCCAACTGGTGCCTGAATTAGCCAGGACTGACAATGATGATCACATTAAAAGTCACTT gtTGCCTGACCTGAAAAGACTTATAATGATGGGAGATAAAAAGTATCA AGGAGCACTGAAATTCTCGGAAGTAATGGAGGCTGCCACTAGTAAACGTAGAACAGAATTATTGGATTTACAGTCCAAGCTACAGTTTGATGACCCAATCAATATACAATTTACATCT ggaacaacaggaacacccaAAGGAGCCACATTATCACATCATAATATTATGAATAACAGTTATTTTACTGGACGTAGACTTGGATATCATGAAATG GAAACAAGAATTTGTATACCAGTGCCTTTGTACCATTGTTTTGGTATGGTGATAGGAAGTTTACAGATGGTAACTAATGGTTCCACATGTGTATTCCCATCCCCAGCATTTGAGTCAGGGGCGACTCTTCACTCCGTCAGTAAGGAAAG gtgTACATCTCTGTATGGTGTGCCAACCATGTTTATAGATATGCTGAATCATCATGATTTcgacaaatttgatttaaaatcacTTTACACGGGGGTCATGGCAGGGTCACCATGCCCCATAGAAACAATGAGACAAGTTATAAGCCAGATGAATATGCCTAGTGTCACA GTTTGTTATGGTACAACAGAAAACAGTCCTGTAACATTTCAGAGTTATAGGGATGATGTTTTAGAGAGGAAAGTTTCTACAGTAGGAAGATCACACCCTCACGTTGAG ACAAAAATTGTAGATGAAAATGGTGACATTTTACCAGTTGGAGAATCAGGAGAGTTGTGTACCAGAGGTTACATGACCATGCTGGAATATTGGAATGATCCTACGAAAACCAAGGAAGTTATTAAATCAGATAGATGGTACTTTACAGG GGATATTGGTGAAATGGATGAGGATGGATTTTGTAGAATTGTTGGGCGTATCAAAGACATGATTATCAGGGGTGGTGAAAATGTTTATCCATTAGAATTAGAACAGATTTTATATAAGCATCCTGATGTTAAAGATGTACAG GTAGTAGGTATACCAGATGACAGATTAGGGGAGGAGATATTTGCTTTTATACAGATAAAGGATGATCATTCATGTTCAGAAGAGGATATAATAAAGTATTGTAAAGAAAAG ATGGCTAGATATAAAATTCCAAGATTTGTGAAATTTGTGACAGAATTTCCACTTACAGTAACAGGCAAAGTACAGAAATTTAAGTTACAGGAAATAGCAGAACTTGATGTACAAAGCTGA